The following proteins come from a genomic window of Nocardioides albertanoniae:
- a CDS encoding glycoside hydrolase 5 family protein: MPAFPTPSTTAQAPLRFGANHVPSSGWFYSWLDFDADEVARDFDDLAGLGLDHVRIFPVWPWIQPNRTLIRSAAVDDVLTTIDLAAARGLEVCVDLVQGHLSSFDFLPSWVLTHHQRSLFTDPKVREGLRTYVHTLATAVATRDNVFALTLGNEVNNLWPSNPTTIADSRSWAEELLETAREAAPGLHCLHSLFDDAFYAPDHPFGPADVTTLGDLSTVHSWVFNGVGAIDAPLGPATLTHADYLVELAAAYAAAPGRGVWLQEIGAPLPEVGLESVREFVTGTIDHVAQNPALFGITWWCSHDLDRSLADFPEREYDLGLFTVDHQRKPVAEALAEAVRRHRGARPAPVARQRLECPVDIARAPERRAEIAPGSSFHRAWVQARARGPVEIVPPGRS; the protein is encoded by the coding sequence GTGCCCGCCTTCCCCACGCCTTCGACCACCGCCCAGGCGCCGTTGCGCTTCGGCGCCAACCACGTGCCCTCGTCGGGCTGGTTCTACTCCTGGCTCGACTTCGACGCCGACGAGGTCGCCCGCGACTTCGACGACCTGGCCGGGCTCGGTCTCGACCATGTACGCATCTTCCCGGTCTGGCCGTGGATCCAGCCCAACCGCACGCTGATCCGCTCGGCCGCGGTCGACGACGTGCTGACCACCATCGACCTGGCCGCCGCCCGTGGGCTCGAGGTCTGTGTCGATCTGGTCCAGGGCCACCTGTCGAGCTTCGACTTCCTGCCCTCGTGGGTGCTCACCCACCATCAGCGCTCGCTCTTCACCGACCCGAAGGTGCGTGAGGGTCTGCGCACCTACGTCCACACCCTCGCCACAGCGGTCGCCACCCGTGACAACGTCTTCGCGCTGACCCTCGGCAACGAGGTCAACAACCTGTGGCCCTCCAACCCGACCACGATCGCCGACTCCCGCTCCTGGGCCGAGGAGCTCCTCGAGACCGCTCGCGAGGCGGCCCCCGGCCTGCACTGCCTCCACTCGCTCTTCGACGACGCCTTCTACGCGCCCGACCATCCCTTCGGGCCCGCCGACGTCACCACGCTCGGCGATCTCTCGACCGTGCACTCCTGGGTCTTCAACGGCGTCGGCGCGATCGACGCGCCGCTCGGGCCGGCCACGCTGACCCATGCCGACTACCTGGTCGAGCTGGCCGCTGCGTACGCCGCCGCGCCGGGGCGCGGGGTCTGGCTGCAGGAGATCGGGGCGCCCCTGCCCGAGGTCGGCCTGGAGAGCGTGCGTGAGTTCGTCACCGGCACCATCGACCACGTCGCCCAGAACCCGGCGCTGTTCGGCATCACCTGGTGGTGCTCCCACGACCTGGACCGCTCGCTGGCCGACTTCCCCGAGCGGGAGTACGACCTCGGCCTCTTCACGGTCGACCATCAGCGCAAGCCCGTCGCCGAGGCGCTCGCGGAGGCTGTCCGTCGTCATCGGGGCGCCCGCCCCGCACCGGTCGCACGGCAACGGCTGGAGTGCCCGGTCGACATCGCCCGTGCACCCGAGCGGCGTGCCGAGATCGCCCCCGGCAGCAGCTTCCACCGAGCGTGGGTGCAGGCACGCGCCCGCGGGCCGGTCGAGATCGTGCCGCCCGGGCGGTCGTGA
- a CDS encoding LacI family DNA-binding transcriptional regulator, which produces MTRPTIADIAQRSGVSKGAVSFALNGRPGVSEETRRRILAVADEMNWRPHRAARSLGKSRAGAVGLILSRPALTLGVEPFFGQVVSGLQAGLAEDGTALQLLVVGDTESEMDAYRTWSAEQRVDGFVLLDPLAEDPRIPELERLGVPVMVMGGPLENTSLSFTWADDREAMHEAVDYLAALGHRRVVHVAGMPQFLHTQRRMKVLAEAKARHELAEVTSIPTDYSDSEGAVITRRVLSRRERPTAIVYDSDVMAVAGLGVALEMGVRVPQDLSILSFDDSLLARLTHPALTALTRDTQGWAAEAARELIRLIADPTLTLRHKSSTPVLVPRESTHPPADR; this is translated from the coding sequence ATGACACGACCCACGATCGCCGACATCGCACAGCGATCCGGCGTCTCCAAGGGCGCCGTCTCGTTCGCGCTCAACGGACGGCCGGGGGTCAGCGAGGAGACCCGGCGTCGCATCCTCGCCGTAGCCGACGAGATGAACTGGCGCCCCCATCGCGCGGCGAGGTCGCTCGGCAAGTCCCGGGCCGGAGCGGTCGGCCTGATCCTGTCCCGCCCTGCACTGACGCTGGGGGTCGAGCCGTTCTTCGGGCAGGTCGTGTCCGGCCTGCAGGCCGGCCTGGCCGAGGACGGCACCGCCCTCCAGCTGCTCGTGGTCGGGGACACGGAGTCCGAGATGGATGCTTACCGCACCTGGTCCGCGGAGCAGCGGGTCGATGGTTTCGTGCTGCTCGACCCACTCGCCGAGGATCCCCGGATCCCTGAGCTCGAACGACTCGGCGTTCCCGTGATGGTGATGGGCGGGCCGCTGGAGAACACGTCACTGAGCTTCACCTGGGCCGACGACCGCGAGGCCATGCACGAGGCGGTCGACTATCTCGCCGCCCTCGGCCACCGTCGCGTCGTCCACGTCGCCGGCATGCCCCAGTTCCTGCACACCCAGCGCCGGATGAAGGTGCTCGCCGAGGCCAAGGCACGCCATGAGCTGGCCGAGGTCACCTCGATCCCGACCGACTACAGCGACTCGGAGGGTGCCGTGATCACCCGTCGCGTCCTGTCCAGGCGCGAGCGTCCGACCGCGATCGTCTACGACAGCGACGTGATGGCCGTCGCCGGCCTGGGCGTGGCCCTGGAGATGGGCGTGCGGGTGCCACAGGACCTCTCGATCCTCTCCTTCGACGACTCCCTCCTGGCCCGACTGACGCACCCCGCGCTCACCGCTCTGACACGCGACACCCAGGGCTGGGCCGCCGAGGCCGCCCGCGAGCTGATCCGCCTGATCGCCGACCCGACGTTGACGCTGCGCCACAAGTCGAGCACCCCGGTGCTCGTGCCCCGGGAGAGCACCCACCCGCCCGCCGACCGCTGA
- a CDS encoding ABC transporter substrate-binding protein, which translates to MSARRLAGVAAGLAMGVTALTGCGAGDEPSASDLDGKVEGKVSIQTWALKPKFTDYVEGVIAAFEKEHPDVEVTWLDQPGDGYDQKVLTQASSGDLPDVTNLPPDFALPLAEQEQLLDLEKTDVDLEETFVEGGLQGYRYDGIDGTYGYPWYLGTDVNYWNKDMLAKNGLDPENLPTDLDSLIAQATTLKEKSGGKAYLMTRKPGLNDLQQADVPIFNDEGTELTFNTPEAVELVQKYADAYADNLLPKDILTDSFQGNAELYNQEKAAWTTGSSNISGLEEANPALAKGTEISAAFGDGPLYVQGLSVNANSKNLAAANALAQFVTNPDNQREFAKLAPGVYPSTIASQEDPYFTEDDGSVAAEAKVTGLKTLTTAIPNNPKVSPAMSTIIDQQIALAISGDATPQEALDKAVEECNKLLAQ; encoded by the coding sequence ATGAGCGCACGTCGGTTGGCAGGAGTCGCCGCGGGGCTGGCCATGGGCGTCACCGCGTTGACGGGTTGCGGGGCCGGCGACGAGCCGTCCGCGAGTGACCTGGACGGCAAGGTCGAGGGCAAGGTCTCGATCCAGACCTGGGCGCTGAAGCCGAAGTTCACCGACTACGTCGAGGGTGTCATCGCCGCCTTCGAGAAGGAGCACCCCGACGTAGAGGTGACCTGGCTCGACCAGCCCGGCGACGGCTACGACCAGAAGGTGCTCACCCAGGCGTCCTCCGGCGACCTTCCCGATGTCACCAACCTGCCCCCGGACTTCGCTCTCCCGCTCGCTGAGCAGGAGCAGCTCCTCGACCTCGAGAAGACCGACGTCGACCTGGAGGAGACGTTCGTCGAGGGCGGCCTGCAGGGCTACCGGTACGACGGGATCGACGGCACCTACGGCTACCCGTGGTACCTCGGCACCGACGTGAACTACTGGAACAAGGACATGCTCGCCAAGAACGGCCTCGACCCGGAGAACCTGCCGACCGACCTCGACTCGCTGATCGCACAGGCCACGACGCTGAAGGAGAAGTCCGGCGGCAAGGCCTACCTGATGACCCGCAAGCCCGGGCTCAACGATCTGCAGCAGGCCGACGTCCCGATCTTCAACGATGAGGGCACCGAGCTGACCTTCAACACCCCCGAGGCCGTCGAGCTCGTGCAGAAGTACGCCGACGCGTACGCGGACAACCTGCTGCCCAAGGACATCCTCACCGACAGCTTCCAGGGCAACGCGGAGCTCTACAACCAGGAGAAGGCGGCCTGGACGACGGGCAGCTCCAACATCTCCGGCCTCGAGGAGGCCAACCCGGCTCTCGCCAAGGGCACCGAGATCTCGGCCGCCTTCGGCGACGGCCCGCTGTACGTCCAGGGCCTCTCGGTCAACGCCAACAGCAAGAATCTCGCCGCCGCGAACGCGCTGGCCCAGTTCGTGACCAACCCCGACAACCAGCGTGAGTTCGCCAAGCTGGCCCCGGGCGTCTACCCGAGCACGATCGCCTCGCAGGAGGACCCCTACTTCACCGAGGACGACGGCTCCGTCGCCGCCGAGGCGAAGGTCACCGGCCTGAAGACGTTGACGACCGCCATCCCGAACAACCCGAAGGTGTCGCCGGCGATGTCGACCATCATCGACCAGCAGATCGCCCTCGCCATCAGCGGTGATGCCACGCCGCAGGAAGCCCTCGACAAGGCCGTCGAGGAGTGCAACAAGCTCCTGGCGCAGTGA
- a CDS encoding carbohydrate ABC transporter permease — protein sequence MTDTKMMSSRVREHKWFTPWLLVAPATLWLCVFNLYPALNTVYMAFTNKKPLGGGELVGLANFERMLDDDQLVYALTNSILYMLVCVPLLTMLPLLLAVLVEKKLPGLTFFRVAFYTPVVASAVVVALIWNWMLDDRGAINAILQALKVVQEPLPFLTDRWLLLFSAISLTVWKGLGYYMIIYLSALGNVGKELHEAAAVDGAGPVRRFWSITVPGVRGTMLLITILITVSSLRIFSELFVMTGGTGGPGGRVSSVVMLIQMYSTGFTGHLGYASALSLLLFALTLVPMVLLARLNRKDA from the coding sequence GTGACCGACACCAAGATGATGAGCAGCCGGGTGCGTGAGCACAAGTGGTTCACGCCCTGGTTGCTCGTCGCGCCCGCGACCCTGTGGCTGTGCGTGTTCAACCTCTACCCGGCGCTGAACACGGTCTACATGGCCTTCACCAACAAGAAGCCGCTCGGCGGAGGAGAGCTCGTCGGGCTCGCAAACTTCGAGCGGATGCTCGACGACGACCAGCTCGTCTACGCGCTCACCAACTCGATCCTCTACATGCTGGTCTGCGTACCCCTGCTCACCATGCTGCCGCTGCTGCTCGCGGTGCTGGTGGAGAAGAAGCTGCCCGGCCTGACCTTCTTCCGGGTCGCCTTCTACACGCCGGTCGTCGCCTCGGCCGTGGTCGTCGCGCTGATCTGGAACTGGATGCTCGACGACCGCGGCGCCATCAACGCGATCCTGCAGGCGCTGAAGGTGGTCCAGGAGCCGCTGCCGTTCCTCACCGACCGCTGGCTGCTGCTGTTCAGCGCGATCAGCCTGACGGTCTGGAAGGGCCTGGGCTACTACATGATCATCTACCTCTCCGCGCTCGGGAACGTCGGCAAGGAGCTGCACGAGGCCGCGGCTGTGGACGGGGCCGGCCCGGTGCGCCGGTTCTGGAGCATCACCGTGCCCGGCGTACGCGGCACGATGCTGCTGATCACGATCCTGATCACCGTCTCCTCGCTGCGGATCTTCTCCGAGCTCTTCGTGATGACCGGTGGCACCGGCGGGCCCGGAGGGCGGGTCAGCTCGGTGGTCATGCTGATCCAGATGTACTCCACGGGCTTCACCGGTCACCTCGGCTATGCCTCCGCACTGAGCCTGCTGCTCTTCGCGCTCACGCTGGTGCCGATGGTGCTCCTGGCCCGCCTCAACAGGAAGGACGCCTGA
- a CDS encoding carbohydrate ABC transporter permease — MSAPQMKVAAKQRSYAFHRMSAGEVIVRYALLALVLVITILPFVWQLSTSLKGIDENIYTATPRFIPEDPTFANYTKVAEVVPVVDYAMNSVIVAILVVGGNIIGATLAGYALAKLRFRGSTLVLGALLATLILPGEATIIAQYVTVRSLGLTDTLLGVALPGMIGMINVLLMRAAFTAIPDELEMAAKVDGANAWQRLIHVNLPGVRGMLSVICIFAFIGAWDDFLWPLIVLTDPENLTLTVGLQYLSGTFTNNPRLIAAGTMISFVPIVIVFAVLQRYFFRGVEEGAIKG, encoded by the coding sequence ATGTCGGCGCCGCAGATGAAGGTGGCAGCGAAGCAGAGGTCGTACGCCTTCCACCGGATGTCCGCGGGCGAGGTGATCGTGCGCTACGCACTGCTCGCGCTCGTGCTCGTGATCACGATCCTGCCCTTCGTCTGGCAGCTGTCGACGTCGCTGAAGGGGATCGACGAGAACATCTACACGGCCACCCCGCGGTTCATCCCGGAGGACCCGACCTTCGCCAACTACACCAAGGTCGCCGAGGTCGTTCCGGTGGTCGACTACGCGATGAACTCGGTCATCGTGGCGATCCTGGTCGTGGGCGGAAACATCATCGGGGCCACGTTGGCGGGCTACGCCCTGGCGAAGCTGCGCTTCCGCGGCAGCACGCTGGTGCTCGGCGCGCTGCTGGCCACGCTGATCCTGCCGGGCGAGGCGACGATCATCGCCCAGTACGTCACGGTCCGCTCGCTCGGGCTCACCGACACCCTGCTGGGCGTCGCGCTGCCGGGCATGATCGGGATGATCAACGTCCTGCTGATGCGGGCGGCGTTCACCGCGATCCCCGACGAGCTGGAGATGGCGGCCAAGGTCGACGGCGCCAACGCCTGGCAGCGGCTCATCCACGTCAACCTCCCCGGCGTACGCGGCATGCTCAGCGTGATCTGCATCTTCGCGTTCATCGGAGCCTGGGACGACTTCCTGTGGCCGCTGATCGTCTTGACCGACCCGGAGAACCTGACGCTGACCGTCGGTCTGCAGTACCTCTCGGGCACGTTCACCAACAATCCCCGCCTGATCGCGGCAGGCACGATGATCTCGTTCGTCCCGATCGTGATCGTCTTCGCCGTCCTGCAGCGCTACTTCTTCCGCGGGGTCGAGGAAGGGGCGATCAAGGGATGA
- a CDS encoding AGE family epimerase/isomerase — protein MTDLQLTAAEIARFEEESARLLSFARGSRHEGGGFGWLDENGALDPERPVETWITCRMTHVFGLAQLRGDASAAAYVDHGVAALTGLLHDDVNGGWHSAVSPETGEVISTVKEGYAHAFVMLAATTAYAAGHPGAEALLDDALGVMEEQFWREDDGLILDVWSADWASLDGYRGVNTNMHAVEAFLAAAEVTGRGVWLDRAVRILERVVHGFAREHDWRLPEHFSSSWSVELDYNIDEPGHPFRPYGVTIGHLFEWSRLALHARTLLGPQAPSWLLKDARSLFAAATERGWAVDGSDGFVYTTDFEDRPVVRERMHWVAAEAVGAAWTLFRDTGSAEALADVRRWCAYCEEHLVDRENGSWHHELDAGNRPSARVWPGKPDIYHAYQTVILPLLPAGASFAGAASAGRRGRS, from the coding sequence ATGACCGACCTGCAACTGACCGCCGCCGAGATCGCCCGCTTCGAGGAGGAGTCGGCCCGGTTGCTGTCCTTCGCGCGGGGGTCCCGCCACGAGGGCGGTGGCTTCGGGTGGCTCGACGAGAACGGCGCCTTGGACCCCGAGCGGCCGGTCGAGACCTGGATCACCTGCCGGATGACGCACGTCTTCGGGCTCGCGCAGCTGCGCGGCGACGCGTCGGCCGCTGCGTACGTCGACCACGGGGTGGCCGCGCTGACCGGGCTGCTCCACGACGACGTCAACGGCGGCTGGCACTCCGCGGTCTCCCCGGAGACCGGCGAGGTGATCAGCACCGTGAAGGAGGGCTACGCCCATGCCTTCGTGATGCTCGCCGCCACCACCGCGTACGCCGCCGGCCACCCCGGCGCGGAGGCGCTGCTCGATGACGCGCTGGGCGTGATGGAGGAGCAGTTCTGGCGCGAGGACGACGGGCTGATCCTCGACGTGTGGAGCGCCGACTGGGCCTCGTTGGACGGCTATCGCGGGGTCAACACCAACATGCACGCCGTCGAGGCGTTCCTGGCGGCCGCGGAGGTGACCGGCCGCGGGGTCTGGCTCGATCGCGCCGTGCGGATCCTCGAGCGGGTCGTGCACGGCTTCGCGCGCGAGCACGACTGGCGGCTTCCCGAACACTTCTCCTCGTCCTGGTCGGTCGAGCTGGACTACAACATCGACGAGCCGGGGCACCCGTTCCGGCCGTACGGTGTCACGATCGGGCACCTCTTCGAGTGGTCCCGGCTGGCGCTGCACGCTCGCACCCTGCTCGGTCCGCAGGCACCTTCGTGGCTGCTCAAGGATGCTCGCTCGCTGTTCGCCGCGGCGACCGAGCGCGGCTGGGCGGTCGACGGTTCGGACGGTTTCGTCTACACCACCGACTTCGAGGACCGGCCGGTGGTGCGTGAGCGGATGCACTGGGTCGCCGCCGAGGCGGTCGGCGCCGCATGGACGCTCTTTCGCGACACCGGGTCGGCGGAGGCCCTGGCGGACGTACGCCGCTGGTGTGCCTACTGCGAGGAGCATCTGGTCGACCGTGAGAACGGCTCGTGGCACCACGAGCTCGACGCGGGCAACCGGCCCTCGGCCAGGGTCTGGCCGGGCAAACCGGACATCTACCACGCCTATCAGACGGTGATCCTGCCGTTGCTGCCCGCCGGTGCCAGCTTCGCCGGCGCCGCCTCGGCCGGCAGGAGGGGCCGGTCGTGA
- a CDS encoding GH92 family glycosyl hydrolase, producing MTGPRDPVAARAGVGYSSQDAWCLEVQPDSGEVTADLPLTAPIEVADGDELRFVVFPESAAEGQRRWDSTYVCLDAVLDDGRRLSGMGLVDQYGQALTPEAQGDGKRAWVDQWNLRRVALTGLGGRRIERILVVARAGEVPLRVWGDEVDVRPARPFPARALDQVDIRRGTHSSDRFSRGNNAPLIGLPHGGVFGLPMTDAAVSGWPYAWQAHNRETAGGPNRPTIEAFATSHIPSPWMGDHGVFQVMPSPLAEPVEGRRERALGFDHDDEEPGPHRYAVTLDGDLTAELVPGDFALGMRFTGARSLVLDHHGEIRSLTCSHDSEGLVVRALLDDREGKPAQHVHLRVDGTSQLRLGEGRLRGHIALSGAGEVDVRLGVSTVSDEQAAANLADAGSFDEMAARARAEWERALATVEVEGASDDQLVSIRSGLYRLFLYPGRFGEGPSHTHVSPYDLTTVRHAPMTVTHGFWDTYRTAWPLLALLDPAGAGELAEGFVEHFRDRGWTPRWSAPAAEDCMTGTTFDTVLGDLALRDVPGIDLETAYASALRNATVPPDDTRVGRKGLRKAIFRGHVDTETHEGLSWTLDNAINDWGISRLAHTLGQNRADEDLAAEEEYFSRRALGYRNVFDPDRGFFIGRTPSGAWRDRFDPDEWGHDYTETNAWGTAFTAPHDGAGLAELHGGEAALGAKLDEFFSRPETGAASLSGHYGFAIHEMTEARDVRLGMLGLSNQPAHHIPFMYMFAGRHDDAHRIVRECVSRLFVGSDLGQGYPGDEDNGEMSAWYVLASIGLYPLVPGSASYVVVPPSVRRTVLRPVGGKEIVIETDGEGDYIRAVTLDGEPWEEISIPHARLAAGAHLVIELSEVPCGWAKGSRPPSASRVTPGLPVADVTVTVPGTLTDDTGETAVILGPGEQVEVPLAGERRLSLYTVTAACDGRIGWEVDYLDATGATVAREERAGETYVWAGQTRVFRVRRGEPVTASAVRFTAVTACVLTQLEVIEDDRDNRVRQDEH from the coding sequence GTGACAGGCCCTCGGGATCCCGTCGCCGCCCGTGCGGGTGTCGGCTACTCGTCGCAGGACGCCTGGTGCCTCGAGGTGCAGCCGGACAGCGGTGAGGTCACGGCAGATCTCCCGCTGACGGCACCGATCGAGGTGGCCGACGGCGACGAGCTGAGGTTCGTCGTGTTCCCCGAGTCGGCAGCCGAGGGCCAGCGGCGATGGGACTCCACGTACGTCTGCCTCGACGCGGTCCTCGACGACGGCCGCCGGCTCAGCGGGATGGGGCTCGTCGACCAGTACGGCCAGGCGCTCACCCCCGAAGCCCAGGGAGATGGCAAGAGGGCCTGGGTGGACCAGTGGAACCTGCGCCGGGTTGCCCTGACCGGCCTGGGCGGGCGCCGGATCGAGCGGATCCTGGTCGTGGCCAGGGCCGGCGAGGTGCCGCTGCGGGTGTGGGGCGACGAGGTGGACGTACGTCCCGCTCGGCCGTTCCCCGCGAGAGCTCTCGACCAGGTCGACATCCGTCGCGGGACCCATTCCAGCGACCGGTTCTCGCGCGGCAACAACGCGCCGCTGATCGGTCTCCCGCACGGCGGCGTCTTCGGTCTGCCGATGACCGATGCCGCGGTGAGCGGCTGGCCCTACGCCTGGCAGGCGCACAACCGCGAGACCGCCGGCGGGCCGAACCGGCCGACGATCGAGGCGTTCGCGACCTCGCACATCCCGAGCCCGTGGATGGGCGACCACGGGGTCTTCCAGGTGATGCCGAGCCCGCTGGCCGAGCCGGTCGAGGGTCGCCGGGAACGAGCGCTGGGGTTCGACCACGACGACGAGGAACCCGGGCCGCACCGCTACGCGGTCACCCTCGACGGTGACCTCACCGCAGAGCTCGTCCCCGGCGACTTCGCGCTCGGCATGCGGTTCACCGGAGCCCGCTCGCTGGTGCTCGACCATCATGGCGAGATCCGGTCGCTGACCTGCTCTCACGACAGCGAGGGTCTCGTCGTCCGTGCCCTCCTCGACGACCGCGAGGGCAAGCCTGCGCAGCACGTCCACCTCCGTGTCGACGGGACCTCCCAGCTGCGCCTGGGCGAGGGCCGGCTCCGTGGCCACATCGCGCTGAGCGGGGCAGGGGAGGTCGACGTACGCCTCGGGGTCTCGACCGTCAGCGACGAGCAGGCGGCGGCCAACCTGGCAGATGCCGGGTCGTTCGACGAGATGGCTGCACGGGCTCGCGCGGAGTGGGAGCGGGCGCTGGCGACCGTCGAGGTCGAGGGGGCGAGCGACGACCAGCTGGTCTCGATCCGGTCCGGGCTCTACCGGCTCTTCCTCTACCCTGGCCGCTTCGGCGAGGGTCCCTCGCACACACATGTCTCGCCCTACGACCTGACCACGGTGCGACATGCTCCGATGACGGTCACCCACGGTTTCTGGGACACCTACCGCACCGCCTGGCCGCTGCTCGCGCTGCTCGACCCTGCCGGTGCCGGAGAGCTGGCCGAAGGCTTCGTCGAGCACTTCCGCGACCGTGGCTGGACGCCGCGCTGGAGTGCTCCGGCGGCCGAGGACTGCATGACCGGCACCACCTTCGACACGGTGCTGGGTGACCTGGCGCTGCGGGACGTGCCCGGGATCGACCTGGAGACCGCCTACGCCTCGGCCCTGAGGAACGCGACGGTGCCGCCGGACGACACCCGGGTCGGACGCAAGGGCCTGCGGAAGGCGATCTTCCGCGGACATGTGGACACCGAGACCCACGAAGGCCTGTCGTGGACCCTCGACAACGCGATCAACGACTGGGGCATCTCCCGGCTCGCCCACACCCTGGGCCAGAACAGGGCGGACGAGGACCTGGCAGCCGAGGAGGAGTACTTCTCGCGGCGGGCACTGGGGTATCGGAACGTCTTCGATCCCGATCGGGGGTTCTTCATCGGGCGGACGCCTTCCGGTGCCTGGCGTGACCGCTTCGACCCGGACGAGTGGGGGCACGACTACACCGAGACCAACGCGTGGGGGACCGCCTTCACCGCGCCCCACGACGGGGCCGGGCTGGCCGAGCTGCACGGCGGCGAGGCTGCCCTCGGGGCGAAGCTGGACGAGTTCTTCTCGCGTCCCGAGACCGGTGCAGCGTCGCTGAGCGGTCACTACGGGTTCGCGATCCACGAGATGACCGAGGCCCGTGACGTACGTCTGGGGATGCTCGGTCTCTCCAACCAGCCGGCACACCACATCCCGTTCATGTACATGTTCGCCGGGCGCCACGACGACGCCCACCGGATCGTGCGGGAGTGCGTCTCGCGCCTGTTCGTGGGCTCCGACCTCGGCCAGGGCTATCCCGGCGACGAGGACAACGGCGAGATGTCGGCCTGGTACGTCCTCGCCTCCATCGGGCTCTATCCGCTGGTGCCGGGATCCGCCTCCTACGTCGTGGTCCCGCCGTCGGTGCGACGCACGGTGCTGCGTCCCGTCGGCGGCAAGGAGATCGTGATCGAGACGGACGGGGAGGGTGACTACATCCGGGCGGTGACGTTGGACGGGGAGCCGTGGGAGGAGATCTCGATCCCGCACGCGCGCCTGGCCGCCGGGGCGCACCTGGTCATCGAGCTCTCCGAGGTGCCGTGCGGCTGGGCGAAGGGCTCCCGGCCGCCGTCGGCCTCGCGGGTCACGCCGGGGTTGCCGGTCGCCGACGTGACCGTGACGGTCCCGGGCACGCTGACCGACGACACCGGCGAGACAGCGGTGATCCTGGGCCCGGGGGAGCAGGTCGAGGTGCCGCTCGCCGGTGAGCGGAGGCTGTCTCTCTACACGGTCACCGCCGCCTGCGACGGCCGGATCGGCTGGGAGGTGGACTACCTCGACGCCACCGGAGCGACGGTGGCCCGCGAGGAACGGGCCGGCGAGACGTACGTCTGGGCTGGTCAGACCCGGGTCTTCCGGGTCCGGCGCGGGGAGCCGGTCACGGCGAGCGCCGTACGGTTCACCGCGGTGACCGCCTGCGTGCTCACGCAGCTGGAAGTCATCGAAGACGACCGAGACAACCGAGTTAGGCAGGACGAGCACTGA